In a single window of the Pseudodesulfovibrio profundus genome:
- a CDS encoding ERF family protein, with translation MEPQMSSQEITELAEAMIQVQQTLSPALKDAENTFTNSRYATLHSIMNACRDALLAHGIWLTQYPVSVEANQLGLVTKVVHAETGQWQASLLTMPLPKNDPQGYGSAMTYARRYGLSALIGIVTESDDDGEMASRQDSQHNSGFHSRNHGMNSGVTRPQTTPQGNALETANLPRLDGVLYRQGTANDGKQCVLATGDTHSKKEFLRKAGFRWDGARKVWWRYADAA, from the coding sequence ATGGAACCCCAGATGAGTTCCCAGGAAATCACTGAATTAGCTGAGGCGATGATCCAGGTGCAGCAGACACTATCTCCTGCTCTCAAGGACGCAGAGAACACGTTTACAAACAGCCGTTATGCCACGCTTCATTCCATCATGAACGCATGCAGAGACGCTCTGCTTGCGCACGGTATTTGGCTCACCCAGTATCCGGTATCGGTCGAAGCAAACCAACTCGGTCTTGTCACCAAGGTCGTCCATGCCGAGACAGGTCAATGGCAGGCGTCCTTGCTGACCATGCCGCTGCCAAAGAACGATCCTCAGGGATATGGATCGGCTATGACCTACGCTCGTCGGTACGGATTGTCTGCCCTGATCGGGATTGTGACCGAAAGTGACGATGACGGCGAAATGGCTTCACGTCAGGACAGTCAGCACAACTCCGGTTTTCACTCCCGTAACCACGGGATGAACTCAGGCGTCACGAGGCCTCAAACGACACCTCAGGGCAATGCCCTTGAGACCGCTAATTTGCCCCGTCTTGATGGTGTGCTGTACCGGCAAGGCACAGCCAACGACGGCAAGCAATGCGTGCTGGCAACCGGTGATACCCATTCCAAGAAGGAGTTCCTCCGTAAGGCCGGATTCCGGTGGGACGGCGCCCGCAAGGTGTGGTGGAGGTACGCCGATGCAGCATGA
- a CDS encoding DUF499 domain-containing protein, which yields MLDLKLREEFRGKKLKGTMVDFTNRQGTGALDKSAEEFLNITYPSVDLLKLVEALQPRKARPVVIIGSRGQGKSHLMAALAHMYKDPSATDNWLNSWAGQLHRDDLTNLALNRDVEVITESLHQHNYTFLWDLLFDKHPEGKYIRGKWEGQGESKSEVPGTSLFLEMFQKKPTVLILDEFQTWYEGLTNTKQHPRRNWAFNFIQILSEIAEGNPELLTLVLSVREGDSDAAQQVYRINPVRIDFKGPEAKRDRQKLLLYRIFENRIQIPEVDIEDLITSHIDEFYRLYHIPGSEQERHKDEFVHSWPFSPLLMQLLDDQVLIATQTQETRDLLRILVDVFKDAGERSPILTAADFSIIEEKSGVASLLDSVANQIHRDLRSKALRNFEAVKEAVEGTTQKVPNLGTILSSLWIRSLSLENMAGARPAEIQLDITRSEPIDDNLFSVELEAIKENSFNIHQKGDRLVFLNEENPQAKLMAHAKNDKLFNEGQDVEHLAQEIRYVLGGSEANSSLGRVIVLKKNWQSNPWSDVDEKDRPESWDNRIPHVVIPKGTVKVKELGIWLKEKISKHRNTIRFILAKETLEPVFYDKGLLVLARAVYLAKQWKNADANYSALHVKYQKELRDQLKVRFNRYAVLDTWNFGNPDQCEFEINSHKAEGDRIVPAIHEKIKTDLFLAEDFEDLVLEAAKRNDSFATVLDQLKEPMGGGNPCIPWLGENEAKEHIVRLCARGKIEINIAGRELLSSRPGESEDAAWNRMKGKIGTGRTLEETLIHEPDSTVSSGGGQTEDDTAPTTSGDYTGSTTGGSGVSKGESGGITPGGLFGGGTGTKPKTPFSSDTTSSLSLLGKLESWGITPGAKVSNVKISIENLTGAQLQELIKKLPDGVSYGLNLEKEG from the coding sequence ATGCTCGACTTGAAGCTTCGCGAAGAATTCCGTGGGAAGAAACTGAAAGGTACGATGGTTGATTTTACCAACCGTCAAGGCACCGGTGCTTTGGACAAAAGTGCTGAAGAGTTTCTGAACATTACATATCCCTCTGTCGACTTGCTTAAACTGGTTGAGGCACTGCAGCCGAGGAAGGCTCGCCCTGTTGTTATCATTGGCTCCAGAGGACAGGGGAAATCGCATTTGATGGCGGCATTGGCGCACATGTATAAGGACCCTTCCGCCACAGATAATTGGTTAAATTCATGGGCCGGGCAGCTTCACCGCGATGATCTCACTAATCTTGCTCTCAATCGTGATGTGGAGGTAATCACTGAAAGCCTGCACCAGCACAATTACACCTTCCTTTGGGATCTACTGTTCGATAAACACCCTGAAGGGAAATACATAAGAGGTAAATGGGAAGGTCAGGGGGAGAGCAAATCTGAAGTCCCGGGAACATCGTTGTTTCTGGAAATGTTTCAGAAAAAGCCAACGGTCCTGATTCTTGACGAGTTTCAAACTTGGTATGAAGGATTAACAAATACAAAACAACACCCCCGCAGGAACTGGGCTTTCAACTTTATTCAGATCCTGTCCGAAATTGCGGAAGGGAATCCTGAGCTTTTAACACTAGTACTTTCCGTCCGTGAAGGCGATTCAGATGCCGCTCAACAGGTATATCGTATCAACCCAGTTCGCATTGATTTTAAAGGGCCAGAGGCAAAAAGAGACCGCCAGAAGCTTTTACTTTATCGCATTTTTGAGAATCGAATTCAGATTCCTGAGGTCGATATTGAAGACCTGATCACATCTCATATAGACGAGTTTTACCGTCTATATCACATCCCCGGATCCGAGCAGGAACGGCACAAAGATGAATTTGTCCATAGCTGGCCTTTCTCGCCTCTGTTAATGCAGCTTCTTGACGATCAAGTACTCATTGCAACCCAGACCCAAGAAACACGGGACCTGCTGAGAATTCTTGTCGATGTTTTTAAGGATGCCGGTGAACGCAGCCCAATCCTCACGGCTGCAGACTTTTCTATTATAGAAGAAAAGAGCGGCGTCGCCTCTCTTCTCGATTCCGTAGCCAACCAGATCCATCGTGACCTCCGCTCAAAAGCGCTGAGAAACTTCGAAGCGGTAAAAGAAGCTGTTGAGGGCACCACACAGAAGGTGCCGAATCTCGGAACAATACTCAGCTCATTGTGGATACGCTCTTTGTCATTGGAAAACATGGCCGGAGCTCGACCTGCTGAAATTCAGTTGGACATTACCAGAAGCGAGCCGATTGATGACAACCTGTTTTCTGTTGAGCTGGAAGCGATCAAAGAGAATAGTTTCAACATTCACCAAAAAGGCGATCGTTTGGTTTTCCTGAATGAAGAAAATCCTCAGGCGAAGCTGATGGCCCATGCTAAAAATGACAAGCTGTTTAATGAAGGGCAGGATGTTGAGCATTTAGCGCAGGAAATTCGATACGTTCTTGGCGGCAGCGAAGCTAACAGTTCGCTTGGCCGCGTGATTGTGCTGAAAAAAAACTGGCAGAGTAATCCGTGGTCCGATGTGGATGAAAAAGATCGTCCTGAAAGCTGGGACAATCGTATTCCCCACGTTGTTATACCCAAAGGTACTGTGAAGGTTAAAGAGCTTGGGATCTGGCTTAAAGAGAAGATCTCCAAGCACCGGAACACCATCCGATTTATTCTTGCCAAAGAAACGTTGGAACCTGTCTTCTACGATAAAGGACTTCTTGTGCTTGCCCGAGCAGTCTATCTGGCCAAGCAATGGAAAAACGCGGACGCCAACTATTCAGCGCTTCATGTGAAGTATCAGAAAGAGCTTCGTGACCAGTTAAAAGTGCGTTTTAATCGCTATGCGGTTCTTGACACATGGAATTTCGGCAATCCTGACCAATGCGAATTTGAGATCAACAGCCACAAGGCTGAAGGTGATCGCATTGTTCCCGCTATCCATGAAAAAATTAAGACTGACTTGTTTCTCGCGGAAGATTTTGAAGACCTCGTGCTGGAGGCTGCAAAGCGCAATGATTCTTTTGCCACCGTATTGGATCAGTTGAAAGAGCCAATGGGAGGCGGAAACCCCTGTATCCCATGGCTGGGTGAAAACGAAGCCAAAGAGCACATCGTTCGGCTTTGTGCCCGTGGAAAAATCGAGATCAATATTGCTGGACGGGAGCTGCTGAGCAGTCGTCCCGGCGAATCTGAAGATGCCGCATGGAATCGCATGAAAGGCAAAATTGGAACTGGCCGAACCCTCGAAGAAACATTGATTCACGAGCCAGACAGCACGGTTAGCTCCGGAGGCGGTCAAACGGAAGATGATACCGCCCCAACAACCTCAGGTGATTACACCGGTTCGACAACAGGCGGCTCAGGAGTCAGTAAAGGAGAATCCGGCGGAATAACTCCGGGCGGCCTGTTTGGTGGAGGCACAGGCACAAAACCCAAAACACCGTTCAGCTCTGATACAACCTCATCCCTGTCGCTTCTTGGAAAGCTTGAGTCTTGGGGGATTACACCTGGTGCGAAGGTATCGAATGTAAAAATATCCATTGAGAATCTTACCGGCGCACAATTGCAGGAGCTAATTAAGAAATTGCCGGACGGAGTTTCCTACGGTCTTAACCTTGAGAAGGAGGGCTAA
- a CDS encoding alkaline phosphatase yields MEKSFLNTVMNSSPQAGWEQILAEVWKIFSDPLNPAKADALTTERDKKAGALDTLLSGAAWDLWHEVNSSPLRTSQHLQSFWEQESKGKAILILDALSLREACWILEQADLRSYAVNKSYATLAEFPGDTTPFAKALGFGQRSSLTDNGGKSESFPGAYTESVDMPFADCGSLVKPETGVIFWHHWPDSNMHDLADNGSGAQKLTKAAVEALTGDDFWSFVDRLATGRKLVITGDHGYANAGLYRDLVDKDQIGYMKKLFKSSRSTTNSPETNHNWVPPLTIELEGHTLALGRRKWRSQGGYPTLTHGGLSLLEMAVPFIEIEKRQG; encoded by the coding sequence ATGGAAAAGTCATTTCTCAACACGGTTATGAATTCGAGCCCGCAGGCCGGATGGGAACAGATTCTTGCTGAGGTCTGGAAGATTTTTTCTGATCCTCTTAATCCCGCCAAGGCGGATGCCCTGACAACCGAAAGGGACAAAAAGGCAGGAGCATTGGACACTCTACTCAGCGGGGCTGCGTGGGATCTCTGGCACGAAGTGAATAGCTCTCCTTTGCGGACCTCACAGCATCTTCAGAGTTTCTGGGAACAGGAATCCAAAGGCAAAGCCATACTCATATTGGATGCGCTTTCTCTTCGCGAAGCATGCTGGATTCTTGAGCAGGCCGATTTACGCAGCTACGCCGTTAATAAAAGCTATGCCACCCTTGCTGAGTTTCCGGGCGACACCACACCGTTTGCCAAGGCGCTTGGATTTGGACAACGCTCATCTTTGACAGATAACGGCGGTAAAAGTGAATCTTTCCCCGGCGCTTATACAGAGTCTGTTGATATGCCCTTTGCCGATTGCGGCAGTTTGGTAAAGCCGGAAACCGGTGTGATTTTTTGGCATCACTGGCCGGACAGTAACATGCATGACCTTGCAGATAATGGCAGCGGCGCACAGAAATTGACCAAGGCGGCCGTCGAGGCCCTTACGGGAGATGACTTCTGGAGCTTTGTCGATCGCCTTGCCACCGGCCGCAAACTGGTGATTACCGGTGATCATGGATATGCGAATGCCGGGCTGTACAGAGATCTGGTGGACAAAGATCAGATCGGCTACATGAAAAAATTATTCAAGAGCAGCCGCTCGACAACGAACTCACCTGAAACCAATCACAACTGGGTGCCTCCCTTAACGATCGAACTGGAAGGCCACACACTCGCCCTTGGCCGTCGCAAATGGAGAAGTCAGGGCGGCTATCCCACGCTGACACATGGCGGACTCTCTTTATTGGAGATGGCAGTTCCGTTTATAGAAATTGAAAAAAGGCAAGGTTAA
- a CDS encoding site-specific DNA-methyltransferase — MAGARLTKAEEIKRMVEAAVDAGEERHLETVDFNDPNRPKTCLEVDFPILPINQIAQIEGNAGKPIYQMSKWWARRRSSVFRSTLIAAATKAPEDQAEAAKLVWENYYCNHQKNASFKKLKVADIFMGGGTTLVEGARLGMQMYGNDLNPVAWLVVKNELADVDIEEVKRLFTYIESEVKPQIMPFYACEGPGGEKGIWYSVETGKPMPDDFDPLAVAPEERKKYRYEGPEIIYTFWAKHGPCSAAGCNHRTPLFSSPVIAVKELSVKSWPKQKCEVCNEFFDIEAGEVRMAPDEPLIIAEGEKPFTTLKLNGSFDCPHCGKNQYSAAISGKGKNKKVSLSLLIHPDWMEGALGTDDQGNLGGTVTSSVEDTRRWNELRQSTLKLIEVRGKLPDEISLPSTGEVMSTQNGTIPKKSHFACQGKTCGLQQNVLSSIKSSGKSGPTAEYSLQCYSPKRSKGSAAYNGRFFKAPNKLDTKRLNSAFFEWEKRKVNDLKGYWPESELPYGFMTHHLQGGVPNHGFTHWHTMFNPRQLLVHALLLKTIDSAIGFSDGAKEFALGAFQQYLRYQNMFVFFQVHRDCLAPHFSNNNYHPKSNIVENSVFCKIGSGNWESCCKNVLNGNDWKDRPWEVVPKEYLSGINNDVARLITGKGHRISLDDKLLFSGQITCGSSTELSSLKPCSYDLVITDPPFGGLLHYSELADFFYVWLRLVLKDKYPEYFTGEYTPKTLEAVANKARNPEDADDFYKRVLTDCWREAHRILKPGGILSFTFHHSEDEPWVDVLESLFNSGFFLEATYPIRSDETKGKGEFGSKTIEYDIIHVCRKRTEEPSRISWPKLRRLILRDVRQLQALLEHHQQAGLPEADIEVIKRGKALEYFSRHYGKVYVEEGREFTVKEALAGINEIIQDQSGSDAVKAPDKAEPLTRQFLRIFADKERIERDQMQKFLRGSGVGPSDFTNRGWCKEINRPKAFVWVDALEFAKEKKSLKNLRRDFDQVLFLVGASYSGSGINVKKEMSDNGFKPHPALGELFNWLGMHGPTSEFRSASYTANQLFNSWSAANQSVMQKQLSLFDLAEEV, encoded by the coding sequence ATGGCTGGTGCAAGACTTACAAAAGCAGAAGAAATAAAAAGAATGGTGGAGGCGGCAGTGGATGCCGGGGAAGAACGCCATCTTGAAACAGTAGACTTTAATGATCCCAACAGACCGAAGACTTGTCTGGAGGTCGATTTCCCGATTCTCCCCATAAATCAGATCGCACAAATCGAAGGTAACGCCGGAAAGCCTATCTATCAAATGTCAAAATGGTGGGCTCGTCGTCGTTCCTCTGTGTTTCGTTCAACATTGATTGCAGCCGCTACGAAAGCACCAGAAGATCAGGCCGAAGCGGCAAAGTTAGTTTGGGAAAACTACTACTGCAATCACCAGAAGAATGCTTCTTTTAAGAAACTGAAGGTTGCAGACATCTTCATGGGGGGCGGAACCACATTGGTTGAAGGTGCCCGCCTTGGCATGCAGATGTATGGTAATGACCTAAACCCGGTGGCATGGCTGGTGGTAAAGAATGAGCTGGCCGATGTGGATATTGAAGAGGTGAAACGCCTCTTTACCTATATCGAATCTGAAGTGAAGCCGCAGATCATGCCCTTTTATGCATGTGAAGGTCCCGGCGGTGAAAAAGGCATCTGGTACAGTGTGGAAACTGGAAAGCCCATGCCGGACGATTTTGATCCGCTGGCTGTGGCTCCTGAAGAGCGTAAGAAATACCGTTATGAAGGCCCGGAGATCATCTACACCTTTTGGGCTAAACATGGACCGTGCAGCGCTGCTGGCTGTAATCATCGCACACCGCTTTTCAGCTCCCCGGTAATTGCGGTTAAGGAGCTGTCTGTAAAGTCATGGCCTAAGCAGAAATGTGAAGTCTGCAATGAATTCTTTGATATTGAAGCGGGTGAGGTGCGCATGGCACCCGATGAACCTTTGATCATCGCAGAGGGTGAAAAACCTTTTACCACCCTCAAATTAAACGGTTCATTTGATTGCCCTCATTGCGGGAAAAACCAATACAGCGCCGCGATTAGTGGGAAGGGCAAAAACAAAAAAGTATCCCTCTCTCTGTTGATTCATCCAGACTGGATGGAGGGTGCTCTTGGTACTGACGATCAAGGCAATCTGGGGGGGACCGTAACAAGTTCGGTTGAAGACACCAGGCGCTGGAATGAATTGCGCCAGAGCACCCTCAAGCTGATTGAGGTGCGTGGAAAACTACCGGACGAAATCTCCTTGCCAAGCACTGGCGAGGTGATGTCTACCCAAAATGGGACGATCCCTAAAAAATCCCATTTTGCGTGTCAGGGAAAGACCTGTGGTTTGCAGCAAAATGTACTTAGTTCCATAAAATCTTCCGGCAAATCCGGCCCAACCGCCGAATACAGTTTACAATGCTATTCTCCTAAGAGGTCAAAAGGTTCGGCAGCATACAACGGACGCTTCTTCAAAGCCCCAAACAAACTTGATACCAAAAGGCTTAATTCAGCTTTTTTTGAATGGGAGAAAAGAAAGGTAAATGACTTAAAAGGCTATTGGCCTGAATCTGAGTTGCCGTATGGTTTTATGACTCATCATCTGCAAGGCGGAGTACCCAATCATGGTTTTACACATTGGCATACAATGTTTAATCCTCGTCAACTGCTGGTTCACGCTCTTCTGTTAAAAACAATTGATAGCGCCATAGGGTTCTCTGATGGGGCAAAGGAATTTGCATTAGGTGCATTCCAGCAATATCTCAGATATCAAAACATGTTCGTTTTCTTTCAGGTGCATCGGGATTGCTTGGCTCCTCATTTTTCCAATAACAATTATCACCCAAAGTCGAACATAGTAGAAAACTCGGTTTTTTGTAAGATTGGAAGTGGCAATTGGGAATCATGTTGCAAAAATGTGTTAAATGGGAACGATTGGAAAGACCGCCCTTGGGAAGTTGTTCCGAAGGAATACCTGTCAGGAATAAATAACGACGTAGCTAGATTAATAACTGGGAAAGGGCATCGGATTTCCCTGGATGATAAGCTATTATTTAGTGGTCAAATTACCTGTGGCTCGTCAACAGAATTGTCCAGTCTCAAACCATGCTCCTATGACCTTGTCATAACCGACCCTCCATTTGGAGGACTTTTGCATTACTCTGAACTTGCCGACTTTTTTTATGTCTGGCTGCGATTGGTGTTAAAAGATAAATACCCGGAATATTTCACCGGAGAATACACTCCGAAAACCCTTGAGGCTGTTGCTAACAAAGCCCGCAATCCGGAAGATGCCGATGACTTTTACAAGCGTGTTCTGACGGATTGCTGGCGTGAAGCGCATCGTATCCTAAAACCGGGCGGTATTCTTTCCTTTACCTTCCACCACAGTGAGGATGAACCGTGGGTAGATGTTCTGGAAAGCCTTTTTAATTCTGGGTTCTTCCTCGAAGCAACCTATCCGATTCGCTCTGATGAGACCAAGGGTAAGGGTGAATTTGGGTCAAAGACTATTGAATACGACATCATTCACGTTTGCCGGAAGCGGACCGAAGAGCCCTCGAGAATTAGTTGGCCGAAATTGCGTCGCCTGATTTTGCGGGATGTTCGCCAACTGCAGGCCCTTCTGGAACATCACCAACAGGCCGGTCTACCGGAGGCGGATATCGAGGTCATCAAACGCGGTAAGGCGCTGGAATACTTCTCCCGTCACTACGGCAAAGTCTACGTGGAAGAAGGTCGCGAGTTTACAGTTAAAGAAGCTTTGGCTGGTATCAACGAGATAATTCAGGACCAGTCCGGAAGTGATGCCGTGAAAGCTCCGGACAAAGCGGAACCGCTGACCCGTCAGTTCCTGCGTATCTTTGCCGATAAGGAACGGATCGAACGGGACCAGATGCAGAAATTCCTGCGCGGTTCCGGTGTGGGGCCGAGTGATTTTACCAATCGCGGCTGGTGTAAGGAGATCAACCGGCCGAAGGCTTTTGTTTGGGTCGATGCGCTCGAATTTGCAAAGGAGAAAAAGTCACTCAAAAACCTACGTCGCGATTTTGATCAGGTTCTTTTCCTTGTAGGGGCGTCGTACTCCGGTAGTGGTATCAATGTAAAAAAGGAAATGAGCGACAACGGTTTTAAACCTCATCCGGCGCTGGGCGAATTATTCAACTGGCTGGGAATGCACGGACCGACCAGTGAATTTAGAAGTGCAAGCTATACCGCTAACCAGCTCTTTAACAGTTGGTCTGCTGCGAACCAGTCAGTCATGCAAAAGCAGCTTTCATTGTTCGATCTTGCGGAGGAGGTATAA
- a CDS encoding 5'-nucleotidase: MNPILLDDVWQRKGISVIWDNHVLAKLVKDSRAISLREFFSYYEKSWPDDDMPFINNDLLLVAGLDAALDTLEAQNAEEWVTQEVYKRIYDFQNWAEGQYALVFWMSKQDRWREHLENNRYTWLCDGKDRGKEIELGSGIWNGAQLSVRRIESDGRWIGLFLDRIS; the protein is encoded by the coding sequence GTGAATCCAATTTTGCTTGATGATGTCTGGCAGCGCAAAGGGATCTCGGTCATTTGGGATAACCACGTGCTGGCAAAACTGGTGAAAGATAGCCGGGCTATATCGCTCCGCGAGTTTTTTTCATATTACGAGAAAAGCTGGCCGGATGATGACATGCCCTTCATTAACAACGACCTACTTTTGGTCGCTGGTTTGGATGCCGCATTGGATACTCTTGAGGCCCAGAATGCAGAAGAATGGGTTACTCAAGAGGTGTACAAACGGATCTACGATTTCCAGAACTGGGCGGAAGGTCAGTACGCTCTTGTCTTCTGGATGAGCAAACAGGACCGTTGGAGGGAACATCTGGAAAATAACCGCTACACCTGGCTCTGCGACGGCAAAGACCGTGGCAAAGAGATTGAGCTGGGGAGCGGTATATGGAACGGGGCTCAGCTCAGTGTTCGCAGGATTGAATCTGACGGACGATGGATAGGATTGTTTTTGGACAGGATAAGTTGA
- a CDS encoding DEAD/DEAH box helicase — MSYKILPGTRIQHREFGQGAVLSVSEGFATVFFSIGEKRIPLAELLPALSRNETVVLNLGAGDERLKKAWLCYKAHELPLLDHATSMTAARIDLLPHQVVLTHKIAIAGPRRFLIADEVGLGKTIETALVLRELASRGELNRALMVVPAGLVNNWHRELNEVFNLNFEVFGSEGDVSDRKTNAFKKHNLLIASIDTLKRPARVKKLLEAPKWDLVVFDEAHHCTAYKQGGKAKKTQNYKLAESLRDHARDLMLLSATPHQGDHYRFWKLIQLLDPSLFRNEKEMVEERHRLNPYIFRRTKADACRSDGSTLFARRWVHTEAFSMSDVERQFYQQLNEYLRDGFALAKKQGSKGRALGFVMTIFQKIAASSFAAVHRTLRRRLIALTVHEGLIHDENLDIDLRDEAFNAAKNYICREFQLGNDQMSMLEAERILNELKRKQLKKINEEELAFASDTFSDELTTQAAEDATMNAVAYALPEERQRIVQLLEQFPDVQETKVEKLISALGILWNQNPKERVVIFATYLGTVEMLGKEIDQAYPGQGVVVLKGGDHGSKTAAEKRFKQPEGPRVMICTAAGREGINLQHARILFNFDLPWNPMDMEQRIGRIHRYGQKDTAQVYNLVLGDTIEGKIFLLLDDKLKDIALALGKVDEKGNVAEDLRSQILGQLQETINYQKLYAEALSDPSLKRTQLELNAAMTNASDARDAVSELFQELDQFSLDEYQPLSDVDKSMQQLILFTSACAELDKGSFEKDTATYVFTDTSANKIVFTTDREQALEHDNVEILGLDHPRIEKWLREYRTLPAEQIACTITGNDLPQGILTIWEIETHNEKGHAIRSVIKIGMTDAGERLVSLERLVDDLFQKQSKKAKGNIDLLPLAETLLEREINHRGKAKDDQAYSSKLIGWVEVVH; from the coding sequence GTGAGTTACAAGATTCTTCCTGGTACACGGATACAGCACCGTGAGTTTGGTCAGGGAGCCGTTCTTTCGGTCTCGGAAGGGTTTGCTACGGTCTTCTTTTCCATCGGTGAAAAGCGGATTCCGTTAGCGGAGCTGTTACCGGCATTGAGCCGGAACGAGACTGTGGTTCTAAACCTCGGGGCTGGCGATGAACGTCTGAAAAAGGCATGGCTCTGCTATAAAGCACATGAGCTTCCGCTTTTGGATCACGCGACATCGATGACGGCAGCCCGGATAGATCTGCTGCCGCATCAGGTCGTCCTGACACATAAAATTGCAATTGCTGGTCCTAGACGATTCCTGATTGCCGATGAAGTTGGACTGGGCAAGACCATCGAAACAGCGTTGGTTCTAAGGGAACTGGCCAGTCGCGGTGAACTGAATCGAGCCTTGATGGTTGTGCCTGCCGGGCTGGTGAATAACTGGCATCGGGAACTGAATGAGGTGTTTAACCTAAATTTTGAAGTCTTCGGAAGCGAAGGTGATGTCAGCGACCGTAAAACGAACGCCTTTAAAAAGCATAATCTGCTTATTGCCAGTATCGATACACTCAAACGCCCAGCGCGTGTGAAAAAATTACTAGAAGCCCCGAAATGGGATCTGGTGGTCTTTGATGAAGCTCATCACTGCACGGCTTACAAGCAGGGCGGCAAAGCTAAGAAAACGCAGAATTATAAGCTGGCGGAGTCTCTCAGAGACCATGCCCGCGATTTGATGCTTCTTTCAGCAACTCCGCATCAGGGTGACCATTATCGATTCTGGAAATTGATTCAGCTTCTTGATCCTTCGCTGTTTAGAAACGAAAAGGAGATGGTTGAGGAGCGGCACCGGCTCAATCCCTATATTTTTCGACGAACGAAAGCAGACGCATGCCGTTCGGATGGTTCCACGCTCTTTGCCCGGCGCTGGGTGCATACCGAAGCGTTCTCGATGTCAGATGTTGAAAGGCAATTCTATCAACAGCTGAATGAATATCTTCGTGATGGATTCGCGCTGGCCAAAAAACAAGGAAGCAAAGGCCGGGCGCTGGGCTTTGTGATGACTATCTTCCAAAAGATTGCTGCATCAAGTTTTGCCGCTGTTCACCGAACTCTTCGCCGTCGTTTGATTGCGCTCACCGTTCATGAAGGTTTGATCCATGATGAAAATCTGGATATCGATCTGCGTGATGAAGCATTTAATGCGGCCAAAAACTACATCTGCCGGGAATTCCAGCTGGGGAATGATCAGATGAGCATGCTGGAAGCAGAGCGTATTCTTAACGAGCTAAAACGAAAACAGCTGAAAAAAATCAATGAGGAAGAGCTCGCGTTTGCCTCTGATACTTTTTCCGATGAACTGACCACACAGGCCGCTGAAGATGCCACTATGAATGCGGTTGCATATGCTCTTCCAGAGGAACGGCAGCGCATCGTGCAGTTATTGGAACAATTTCCAGATGTTCAGGAAACCAAAGTCGAAAAACTAATTTCTGCGCTCGGCATTTTGTGGAATCAGAATCCCAAGGAACGGGTCGTTATCTTTGCTACCTATCTGGGCACCGTAGAAATGCTGGGGAAGGAAATTGACCAAGCCTACCCCGGTCAGGGAGTCGTGGTGCTCAAAGGTGGTGATCATGGCAGTAAGACAGCCGCTGAAAAGCGATTCAAGCAGCCGGAAGGGCCAAGGGTCATGATTTGTACGGCGGCTGGTCGTGAAGGTATCAACCTCCAACATGCCAGAATTCTTTTTAATTTCGATTTGCCCTGGAACCCGATGGACATGGAGCAGCGCATCGGTCGAATTCATCGCTACGGCCAGAAAGATACAGCACAGGTCTACAACCTTGTTCTTGGCGATACAATCGAGGGGAAAATTTTCTTACTTCTCGATGATAAGCTGAAAGACATTGCACTTGCGCTGGGTAAGGTTGATGAAAAAGGAAATGTTGCTGAAGACCTGCGTTCACAGATTTTAGGGCAGCTGCAGGAGACCATCAATTACCAGAAACTCTACGCGGAAGCCTTAAGCGATCCCTCCTTAAAACGGACCCAGCTTGAGCTTAATGCAGCCATGACCAATGCCTCCGATGCTCGTGACGCGGTGTCGGAATTGTTTCAGGAGCTGGATCAGTTCAGTCTCGATGAATATCAGCCGTTATCCGATGTTGATAAGAGCATGCAGCAGTTGATCCTTTTTACATCAGCCTGTGCCGAACTCGATAAGGGTAGCTTTGAAAAAGATACGGCAACATACGTTTTTACTGACACCTCGGCCAATAAGATTGTGTTCACCACTGACCGGGAACAGGCATTGGAACATGACAATGTTGAGATCCTCGGTCTGGATCATCCTCGTATAGAGAAATGGCTTCGAGAATACAGAACGCTACCGGCAGAGCAGATCGCATGTACGATTACCGGAAACGATTTACCCCAAGGAATTCTTACCATTTGGGAAATTGAGACGCACAACGAAAAAGGTCATGCCATTCGTTCAGTCATAAAAATCGGAATGACTGATGCCGGGGAACGTCTTGTTTCGCTTGAACGCCTTGTCGATGATCTTTTCCAGAAACAAAGCAAGAAGGCCAAGGGCAATATTGACCTGTTGCCATTAGCAGAGACTCTTCTCGAACGGGAAATTAATCATCGCGGCAAAGCCAAGGATGACCAAGCATATAGCTCAAAACTTATTGGCTGGGTTGAGGTGGTGCACTAA